The Malus domestica chromosome 10, GDT2T_hap1 genome contains a region encoding:
- the LOC103444504 gene encoding RHOMBOID-like protein 13, with translation MGRPLVFEILDKPATSCFIGICSAIWFYIQKKNIGYSHVGLSYETAVAGHHWRIITSAFSHISIIHLVFNMSALWSLGVVEKLGPIGLGVEYYLQYTLVLVVLSGVLVLGIYHLLIQKFKIEYFRRVTAVGYSCVVFGWMTILSVKQPTSKLHLFGFLSLPISFAPFESLIFTSIIVPQASFIGHLSGIIVGYAIAWGLIHGMNNYWAVSMLGWIVLVTVFSLKRSSAYDFSFLEIEPVTDSSLPAVRFIASGNGRALQMNALPASGVELV, from the coding sequence ATGGGTAGGCCATTGGTTTTTGAGATCTTGGACAAACCAGCCACAAGTTGTTTCATAGGAATATGCAGTGCGATTTGGTTCTACATACAGAAGAAAAACATTGGCTATTCACATGTGGGCTTGAGTTATGAAACTGCGGTTGCAGGGCATCATTGGAGGATTATAACTTCAGCTTTCTCTCATATAAGCATTATTCATCTTGTTTTCAATATGAGTGCCCTTTGGAGTCTTGGGGTAGTAGAAAAGCTGGGTCCCATAGGGCTCGGGGTGGAATATTATCTGCAGTACACGCTTGTGTTGGTTGTGCTATCCGGAGTGCTAGTCTTGGGAATCTACCATTTGTTAATCCAAAAATTCAAGATTGAATATTTTCGGAGAGTGACGGCTGTTGGGTATTCATGTGTTGTTTTTGGGTGGATGACAATTCTTTCGGTGAAGCAACCCACGTCAAAGTTGCATCTTTTTGGATTTCTCTCACTTCCCATTAGTTTTGCACCATTTGAGTCACTCATTTTTACCTCAATCATCGTTCCTCAAGCAAGTTTTATTGGCCATTTATCTGGAATCATTGTTGGGTATGCTATTGCTTGGGGTTTAATTCACGGGATGAACAATTACTGGGCGGTTTCCATGTTGGGATGGATTGTGCTTGTTACTGTGTTCAGTTTGAAGCGATCCAGTGCATATGATTTCAGTTTTCTTGAGATTGAACCTGTTACTGATTCTTCGTTGCCAGCCGTACGATTTATTGCATCAGGAAATGGTAGGGCATTGCAAATGAACGCATTACCAGCTTCGGGCGTTG